From Erigeron canadensis isolate Cc75 chromosome 8, C_canadensis_v1, whole genome shotgun sequence, one genomic window encodes:
- the LOC122610194 gene encoding lipid phosphate phosphatase epsilon 1, chloroplastic-like: MGSDIGTISFDRCTTDMYYWLVQLTIKLSKWITAVTFGGLILLRHDGLALWAATGSVTNFLLSVILKRILKQERPVSQVSSGPGMPSSHAQSIFFSLVFVILSVIELMGSSGVTTILGVLIVTIGSYFAWLRVFLNYHTTKQVVVGTIVGSIFSVLWFWAWDIIVHEAYNTYMWVQVFLFVGVACYYLGFISYLFLHLTKDESY; encoded by the exons atgggaagtgatattggtACCATTTCATTTGATAGATGTACCACAGATATGTATTACTGGCTTGTACAGTTAACTATAAAACTT AGTAAATGGATTACTGCTGTAACTTTTGGTGGTTTGATTCTGTTGAGGCATGATGGTCTTGCATTATGGGCTGCAACTGGGTCCGTTACAAACTTTTTACTGTCAGTTATTTTGAAGCGGATCTTGAAACAAGAAAGGCCTGTTTCTCAAGTGTCGTCTGGGCCCGGAATGCCATCTTCGCATGCCCAATCCATATTTTTCTCTCTTGTATTTGTGATTCTGTCAG TGATCGAATTGATGGGGTCAAGTGGAGTTACGACAATCCTTGGTGTTCTAATCGTAACGATTGGTTCATATTTT GCATGGCTAAGAGTATTCCTAAATTATCACACCACAAAACAAGTGGTAGTCGGCACAATTGTCGGGTCCATTTTTTCGGTTTTGTGGTTTTGGGCATGGGATATAATAGTTCATGAAGCTTATAACACGTATATGTGGGttcaagtttttttatttgtaggaGTTGCTTGTTACTATTTAGGCTTTATTTCCTACCTGTTTTTGCATTTGACAAAAGATGAATCATATTGA